The nucleotide sequence GCTTGGGTCTTCCAGCTCGCGGTTTACTTCGACTAACCGATCATGCTTGTGATCGTAGTCAAAGATACCCCCGAATAGTCAGGGTGCGCTCGGAGAGGTCCTTGATGCTATTGAGGATCGGGTTGATTTCCATGGCTGGCAGCACTCGCAGGTCAAACTTTCGGAAAAGCCGGCGAGTATAACGCAGTCACCTGCCACCTGGCAGCCTGCAATCAAGCAGCGCAGATGATTGGCAGCAGGCCGCATACACTGATTGGGCGCCGCTGATTAGCCCAGAGAAGCCCGACAACGCCCTTGTAATCAGCGTCAACTGAGCAACAACTCCTGACGCACTTGGGTTTCCAGCTCGGTTTTAAGCGCTGGGTCCAGCTTAAGCTGGCGGGCCAACTCTTCTAGATAGGCGCGTTCCATAAAGTGCTCTTCATCAACCATTAACACGCTGGCCACATACATCTCGGCGGCCATTTCCGGCGTGCTGGCGGCGCGGGCGATTTCGGCGGGGTCCAGCGGCTTGTTCAACTCAGCCTGCAGCCAATGCTGCAACTCAACATCGTGGGTCAGCTTACTGATCTCACCCTCGATCAACTGACGCTCACGGTCATCAACGTGACCATCGGCTTTGGCCGCACCGACCAATGCTTTAAGGATGGCCTGACTGTGGAGTTCAACCTGGGGCGCTGGCAAACGGTCGAGGGTTTGCGGCTCCGCTTGCGGTGCACTGGCCTGCTGCGCCTGCCAGTTACTAAAGGCTTTGTAAGCTACAACGCCAAGCGCCGCTAAGCCGCCGTAGGTGAGTGCTTTACCGCCCATTTTGCGCGCGCTTTTATTGCCCAGCAGCAAGCCCAGCGCGCCAGTGGCGAGAGCACCACCACCTGCGCCTTTTAGCAAAGTACCTAAATTACCGCCTTGGCCACTTTTGCCGGCACTGCCGAGTAAACCGCCCAATCCTGCGGCCAAACCGCCGGCTTTACCACCCGCTGCGCTGCCGGCAGATTTCTGCTGCATCAAGTCCTGGCCGGATTTCAATAACTGATCAAGTAATCCACGGGTAATCATGTCGCGCTCTCCCTAAAAATGGTTGTGCTAGCACGGCTGATGATTCTAGAGAGAGAACTTTGCTATCACCTAACGCAGAGTGCTTCGAAAGATTGCCAGTCGGTATAACCGCCAGCAGAAGCACGCTATGGCCCGTGAGCCGGGGCAAACCCGCTCAGGCAGAAGCGGCGATAACACCTTGTCAAGGGTTTAGCCCTCGGCTAGCGGGTGCTGGTCGGTCAGCGCGGGCTGATGTGCGCGATTAACAGCTGTACTGTTTCCTGCCCACGGTATTCGTTTACGTCCAGCTTGTAGGCCAATTCGACCCAGCGTACGGTAGGATTCGGCCAGATTTCGCGGTCTACACCGAAAGCAATGCCATCCAATTGCAGGCTGCCGCACTCGCTTTTCAGCACCACCTTGAGATGGCGCTCGCCGACAATGCGCTGCTGCACCAGCTGAAAGACACCATGGAACAATGGCTCGGGGAAGTGCTGACCCCAAGGCCCGGCATTGCGCAGCTCTTTGGCCAGGTGCAGGTGGAATTCCTCGATGGACAAGGCGCCATCAGACAATAAGCGACCAGTCAGGTCATCCTCACACAGTTGGCGGCGCACCTCAGCATCGAAGGCGGCGGCAAAATCTGCAAAATAGGCCTCAGGCAGCGACAACCCTGCCGCCATGGCATGACCACCAAACTTACTGATCAAGTGCGGGTGCTTAGCCGCCACCGCATCCAGCGCATCACGAATATGAAAGCCGGGTACTGAGCGCGCCGAACCCTTCAATACCCCGCCGCCGGCGTCAGCAAAGGCGATGGTCGGGCGGTGATAACGCTCTTTCATCCTCGAGGCGAGGATACCGATCACGCCTTGGTGCCAATCGGCCTCAAACAGGCACAAACCAAAGGGCATATCTTCCAACGGCAAATCCTTAAGTTGAGCCAACGCCTCGCGCTGCATACCCTGCTCAATGGCTTTGCGGTCTTGATTAAGCTGATCGAGTTGCACGGCCATGTCGCGGGCCAGCGCATCGTCTTCGCAGAGCAAACACTCGATACCGAGGGCCATGTCATCCAGCCTGCCGGCGGCATTCAGCCTTGGCCCGATGATAAAACCCAAGTCTGTTGAGGTGATGCGTCGATGATCACGTCCGGCCACATCGAGAATGGCGCGCAAACCGGCGCGCGCCCGCCCAGCGCGAATCCGCGCTAAACCTTGGTGCACCAAAATGCGGTTATTGGCATCCAGCGGCACCACGTCGGCAACGCTGCCTAAGGCCACTAGGTCGAGTAATTCGCCGAGGTTCGGCTCGGGGCGCTGCGCGGTAAACCAGCCCATGTCGCGCAGCCGCGCGCGCAGGGCCAGCAGCACATAAAACATCACCCCAACCCCGGCCAGCGCTTTGCTGGGGAACTCACAACCCGGCTGATTGGGATTAACGATGGCATCCGCCGCAGGCAACTCGGCACCGGGCAAATGGTGGTCAGTCACCAGCACGGTCAAACCAGCCGCCTTGGCCGCCGCCACGCCCTCGACACTGGAGATGC is from Pseudomonas sp. TMP9 and encodes:
- a CDS encoding tellurite resistance TerB family protein; the protein is MITRGLLDQLLKSGQDLMQQKSAGSAAGGKAGGLAAGLGGLLGSAGKSGQGGNLGTLLKGAGGGALATGALGLLLGNKSARKMGGKALTYGGLAALGVVAYKAFSNWQAQQASAPQAEPQTLDRLPAPQVELHSQAILKALVGAAKADGHVDDRERQLIEGEISKLTHDVELQHWLQAELNKPLDPAEIARAASTPEMAAEMYVASVLMVDEEHFMERAYLEELARQLKLDPALKTELETQVRQELLLS
- the recJ gene encoding single-stranded-DNA-specific exonuclease RecJ, whose protein sequence is MRIEARPLPATLPDLGALPPLLTRLYAARGVQSAAELDKGLARLIPYQQLKGMSAAVDLLVHGLEQGQRMLIVGDFDADGATASTVGVLGLRMLGAAHVDYLVPNRFEYGYGLTPEIVAVALQRAPQLLITVDNGISSVEGVAAAKAAGLTVLVTDHHLPGAELPAADAIVNPNQPGCEFPSKALAGVGVMFYVLLALRARLRDMGWFTAQRPEPNLGELLDLVALGSVADVVPLDANNRILVHQGLARIRAGRARAGLRAILDVAGRDHRRITSTDLGFIIGPRLNAAGRLDDMALGIECLLCEDDALARDMAVQLDQLNQDRKAIEQGMQREALAQLKDLPLEDMPFGLCLFEADWHQGVIGILASRMKERYHRPTIAFADAGGGVLKGSARSVPGFHIRDALDAVAAKHPHLISKFGGHAMAAGLSLPEAYFADFAAAFDAEVRRQLCEDDLTGRLLSDGALSIEEFHLHLAKELRNAGPWGQHFPEPLFHGVFQLVQQRIVGERHLKVVLKSECGSLQLDGIAFGVDREIWPNPTVRWVELAYKLDVNEYRGQETVQLLIAHISPR